One Dioscorea cayenensis subsp. rotundata cultivar TDr96_F1 chromosome 17, TDr96_F1_v2_PseudoChromosome.rev07_lg8_w22 25.fasta, whole genome shotgun sequence DNA window includes the following coding sequences:
- the LOC120281057 gene encoding uncharacterized protein LOC120281057, with translation MEALAHLPRYARFLKELLMNKRILEEVSTITLRKECSTIISNRIPRKEKDQGGFIIPCTIGGILDEKALSNLGASINLMPYKIFQNLELGELKLIKMTLQLADCSVHHPMAIFKYVLVKLDRFIVAIHRIF, from the coding sequence ATGGAGGCTCTTGCTCATCTGCCTCGCTATGCTAGGTTCCTCAAAGAATTATTGATGAACAAGAGGATACTAGAAGAGGTATCCACCATTACTTTGAGAAAGGAATGTTCTACCATCATCTCAAATAGGATCCCCAGGAAGGAAAAAGATCAGGGAGGATTTATCATCCCATGCACTATTGGTGGAATTCTTGATGAGAAAGCACTTTCTAACCTTGGGGCAAGTATCAACTTGATGCCTTACAAGATTTTTCAAAACCTGGAGCTTGGTGAGCTTAAGCTGATAAAGATGACTCTTCAACTTGCCGATTGTTCTGTTCATCATCCTATGGCCATTTTTAAATATGTGTTAGTTAAGTTGGACCGATTTATTGTAGCAATTCATagaatattttga